The genomic DNA ACATTCTTTTCCCATCGGAATTCACTTCGGAGTTTCAGCATGGTTTTTCTTAAAGTTATCCTTCGGATGCCAactttgtgtgtgtgtgtttttttttctttttttcttcgatcCACAACATCTCACTGACTTTTTCTTGGTCAATTTGTATTCTCCGTATTCTGGGAATTATCGATAACAACGTCTTATTGACTTGTTCGTAACCGATTTTTATCGTCGATGTTTACCGgtataatatattactttaAGATTCTTCGATTATCACTTGTCTTTTTTAAGAACTGAACTTTTCAGTTAAGATATTGTTTACGAAGCACTTAATCCGTTATTGACTGTGGTTTTAAGATACCTTCCCGATTTCGGATGGGCCTGTTCATCAATGATCGATAAATACGTTCGGTTGCTACGTTCCACTCGGATTATTCTtcctttcaaaaatatctaACCCTCGTTGTTGGTAATAATCATCGACGAAATTATTCACAAGTTATCTCTCGATCTTCCTTCATCGAAATCTGAtaattatcaatattaatattaacattCAATAGAGAAACTCTGTTTCCTATTAACTCCTCTTGGAAACATCCACTCTTCGTTGTCCATAAATAATAACCATCGATCGAATTGTTGACAAATCTTCGCAGAATTCGGTCGCGAAAACCATCAACAGTTTTATTCACAAGAGAAGACATCACCCGTccatttttctcttcttcgtttcAGGAAGAGTGTCCATTATTCGTAGACAGTAACCATATTTCATCTTGCATCACCGGAATCTAATCACTTAACAATAACAATCTTCCACCGTTTCGTCCACAAACCTGCGGATAAATCTACCCCTATAACGATTATCCCGATTCCCATTTCCCAACAATCCCCCAGATATCCCAGTACCAACAATGTCCAATAGTCTAGCAACAGTCCACGATGAAATTGATTCGCAATTCATTCGACGATTGCGTTTAACAGTTCACCGTTGCTTCTTTTACCACCAGTATGGCTTTTGCATGTATGGAGGCATAGGAACTTGGCCAGTGCTTGGATACGTGGTAGGTTCCATTAATTTCGACTGACAAGGTTTTCCATCCTTGATCAACAATGGGACCGCGACTCTTCTGGGTGAACATCCACTTCCACTGGCCTCTACCCTTTCAGTGGCTGCCCGTTTTGTCTTGTACCTGTGATTCTGGAACCAAATTTTCACCTGCGTGGGCGTCAGTCGAATGATCGAGGCCAGATGCTCTCTTTCCGGCGCGCTCAAGTATCTCTGTTGTCGAAAACGCCTCTCGAGCTCGAACGTTTGCGCTTTCGAGAACAACACTCgtctttttcgtttcttgtgtTCCGTCTCGTGTGGTTGCGCCTCGTTCGCCTGCTGCTCGTCTTCGAAATCAGCAGACTCCTCCTCTTTGCACTCGTGGTTTGTCTCCTGTTTCGGCGGGAACGAAAGGTCCGAGATCGTCGGGCTCGTTGAGTCTGGCTGCTGCAACACTGCAATTTTGAACATCACGATATTACTTTCCAAGTTGAACGTATGTTTCTCGTGGGATTTTTTAGTCGAATTGGCTGGTACAGGCgaatttcgatcgatcgatgaaCGCTACGAAAGTTTCTCAGATATTCTACACTTCGATTGTAAGAAAATTCGACGATCCACCGAATCTTGTGAAAAGCGTTTGGGAGATCGAGCGATGAGAATAGGTTGAACTTGGACGGAATTTTAAGAACAACCAATTGGAATTTGGTACATTAATCTTGTAGAATTGATCGGATATCAAGTTAAATAAGTATCTGTAAATCAGGatgaattataatttctcGTCTCTCGATTGAAAATTAGTAGATTAAAGAGCTGTAAACGCTTTTTTACTAATCTAGTATTTTCCTAACTTTTCTACGATCATAAtcgtttaaaagatattttgaCAAAATCGTATAATTTCTATGTCTCTGACAGTTACTCGTATATGTTGCTTTTCCGATATTTAGTCATTACTACGTCTGCACCCGGAGTTAGAAGTCAATTTCGTTTTAGTTCCTCAAAAATGAATAAACATCGTTTGAAAAGAATGATCGTCAGAATGACTGAAATATTGCTACAGCTGTATTTTTTACTACCCTTTAACTCCTAACGTTGATTGCAGGCAGATGCAAGCCTGTATCGATCTTCTCGAGTCTTGTTAACGAGTGTTTGCTCATCGTTCAGACGACGTACATACGTAGCTTATTTAAATGCATCAGGATAAATTAAGCGATTAAACCGACGATGTTTCGTCGACGATGACTACTACGATATTCCATTTGCAAGGAAACAAtataaatcgatcgatcgttcgtaCAGCGAAATTGCTTTGCCAACTATTAAACATTGCAAACAGCAGGAAATGTTCGAGATACGATAAAAGTACTCTCACATTGATACACAAGTGGAAGATTTGACTAATTATTAAGCTGCTgttaattgtaaaattctaaaaaataaatatataacaaaaaaCAACGAAATTTCGATTAGAAATAGCAGGAAATGTTCGAGATACAATAAAAGTACAATAAAAGAAGATTTGACTAAATTTTAAACTGCTGTTAATTGTAACattctaaaaaataaatacataacaAAAAACAACGAAACTTGGATTAGAAATAGCAGGAAATGCTCGAGATACAATAAAAGTACAATAAAAGAAGATTTGACTAATTATTAAACTGCTgttaattgtaaaattctaaaaaataaatacataacaAAAAACAACGAAATTTCGATTAGAAATAACAGGAAATGTTCGAGATACAATAAAAGTACAATAAAAGAAGATTTGACTAAATTTTAAACTGCTgttaattgtaaaattctaaaaaataaatacataacaAAAAACGACGAAACTTGGATTAGCAATAGCAAGAAATGTTCGAGATACAATAAAAGTACAATAAAAGAAGATTTGACTAAATTTTAAACTGCTgttaattgtaaaattctaaaaaataaatatataacaaaaaaCGACGAAACGTGGATTAGCAATAGCAAGAAATGTTCGAGATACAATAAAAGTACAATAAAAGAAGATTTGACTAAATTTTAAACTGCTGTTAATTGTAACattctaaaaaataaatacataacaAAAAACAACGAAACTTGGATTAGAAATAACAGGAAATGTTCGAGATACAATAAAAGTACAATAAAAGAAGATTTGACTAATTATTAAGCTGCTGTTAATTGTAAAATcctaaaaaataaatacataacaAAAAACGACGAAACTTGGATTAGCAATAGCAAGAAATGTTCGAGATACAATAAAAGTACAATAAAAGAAGATTTGACTAAATTTTAAACTGCTGTTAATcgtaaaattctaaaaaataaatatataacaaaaaaCGACAAAACTTGGGTTAGAAATTAGAGATAAAGAAAGCATAGAGACCAGCATTTAGTATACTCGGTCTGTTCGCCGTTTAATCCAACAATATTTTGATTAATCTTCGGCTAAAGTGGCAAATACCGCGGTGGCCTAGAGACACGCTAATTTAATGTACAACTACGAGGTCCCTGGATTCGTGAACATACAATACGCTTTTGTGAAAGACCCGTAAGCCTGGCTGGGGTGAGTGTGAAGCAATATAGAGCCTGTTTGATACCCTATTGCACCCCATGGGACCGACTGTATCATTTTCATGGGAGATTAGGCTGTAGTCGCAGTCGCGTCGTGATTTCAATTAGACATTCCTCGCTACGGAGACGTTAACATCTTCGAAAAGAACGATTCTGCGATTAATCAAGCCCTAATTTCGGGATACTATCAGCATCAAATTTCCCTTTCACGTCAGAATCTTGCGATTCTtgtcaaattattttactaaaagAGCAAGTAGTCGCGAGCTCTGTTTTTCTAAATATCTCACGTTTTACGAGCTTCTCCGAATTTTAGAAATACTCGAGTCGAAATTTAATGCGTTTTATCGTAATCCTGGCAAGGATAAGGTGCGAGTAAACGATTAACGAGTTAAGATATTAACCCTTCgcgaataaatttaaataaatctttaGATCTCGTTCGACATTTCTCAaggaaatttttcaatttacaaAGATCGATCTAAACGATCGTTTCTCGCAAGAagaatgtatataaaaaatatataaaaacattGAGAATTCCAGGAAATTCGCTACCTGATCGAAACCACGTTTTCCGCATTTAAAGGGGTGAAATGCACGATTTCTCGGTTCCACGAATGTTCAACGAGAAAAAAGGGGATGAGGATATAAAAGGAATAAAACGAAGGGAAGATAAGGAGAAAAGGTGAAAAGAGCCGATAGGCTACCGGTGGATTTTTTGGGCGTGACAATTTCGATTCATCGAGGGCCTACAGAGCTACACGCATCTGTCCTCGAAGGGACATCTGTCTTCTTGTATTGGCCAATCGGTGCACAGGACCCACAAGGATCTTTTATAGGACCATTAGATCCTGCTTAGCCGACGCGGGCCAATTGTAGggtgttaaataaataagggTTTCGATACAGCCCCTTCTTCCTACGTTATACACTGCCTCTTAGAAGTATTCTTTGGTCGATTTGGACAGCAAAAGCGCAAGAACGTTGGTAAAATGTGCGAGACGTGCGAATCGGTGACAGCTTCGGACACGAAAATTACCATGATTTATCAAACTCGTGGataaagttaattttttattattcaatcaGGGATACTTTCACTGTAAACGAGACATATAGAAGAATTTGAGAAGAAAATCCAGAAAAATATGCAGCATATCTACTATCCTGCTATCTAATATCAGGATAACTGAACTATGACGTCAGTTAAACTACGAACTAAACCAAACcacggatatttatgcaaatttcttgtgaatacaaaaaaagaaaatatatagatGCAAAGTAGAGATTCATTCTCTGAACATTACAACAGACACTTTGAATATTTCGTATTATACGCATCCTatgcatttttgtatttcaattGTCCATAAATGCAGAAACAACCGCAGTCCACTCGTCGCCAATCGCTTTTAATCTCTGTATCGGTGATTTGCAACGATTCATCGtgctttctttcttctcaCTCACCGTTAACTTCCTCCAGAGGCTGAGGTAATGTGGTTGGTAACGTTGGACCAGTCGGCCATCCCAGTAAACCAGGCGGCGGGGGTGGTAGGGTGCCTCTGTTCAAGTTCGCGTATATCGCGGGCTGTAACATGGCCGTCGTGTGTTCGAAAAACTGTTGATACGCCGACGGAACATCGTTCGTGGTCGGTAGCACCGTGGTACTACCTGTAACGAGAATTTTCAGGATCCAAGTCTTTAACATCGATTGTATCTAACTTTAAATTTGCAATAATATTTTGTCGGGAATTTGTGCCAAGTTAGTTTATCAGAgaaatgaattaataaaacGATAGAACGATAGAATTGAAATTTCCAACGTTTTAAAACTAAGAATGAAATTATACGCGCGACATTTGGAGATAAAGGAAATCCAATACATATTTAACGAgcgaaattttcaaatttccaaacgGGCGTAGAAATTTCTAAGGGGAGAACTAGATCGTAGCAATGGACGGATTCTATCGCAAAGTTGATGGATTTTAATGGAAACCGATAGCGTAATTAATCGATTCTTCTACGATCGAGATAACGGAGAAACGACTCGGCTATAAAagattagaaaaattgtacttGTTCTTACCTTGTACCTCCGTTTCTTCCTGGGACGGTTTAGAATCGAGCTGCAGGATGTCATGGATGTGGAAACTTGTTCTGGGCATCTTGATGCTCTCCAATATTCTGCAACAGCAAAACCACAAAGAAAAATCGTTAGAAAACGTAGAGGATTACGCTGATCGAGCATCTACCTATTCGAATATATTTCTCATCTAAATACACGTGCACAACTATCGTTAGTACGTAAATCTGCTCCAAAATAGAACGAAACAATTATCTTGAAAAAATGatatgaaagaaaatgtaggtagaatttgtaaaatCATAGAAAAATGAAGCTATCGGTCGAAATAATAGGATCGAGACATGGGGTCGTGGATTTAGTTTAAACGAAAGGCTGTTGCGAGTCGAGAAGTCGGCCACGAAGGTCGGTTTTCAACGGAATCAATCCAATTTTCCAAGTTTTCCTGCAGCGCGAAAAGCGTCAAGAAGCCAGCAGGACTCTTAAGACCCGATTAGACGCGTTCTGTGCCGTCAAAAGACTGGATACCTGCAGCTTTGCTGCCAAACAACCTGTCTTCCGCCacagaaacgaatttttgcCCTTCAAGTTTAAACCGAACCTAGCtattatcgtaacacgttCGGCCACGTTCCTGGTTCAAAAAGCCATCAGAAGATTTTCTTAATCGACGCCTGTCGACCGCACCGTTTCTCGATATCGCAGTTTCGCTGGTGTTTTAGGAAAAAGAAGATTTAAAAAGTCTGATAAGGACAGAGATATCAGAGCGTTTTGATATCGCGTTATATAGAAATTTCCAGGATTATCGATCTTCGGTGTTAGTGAGTTTCAGGATTAGATCGTTAACTTGTATTCCTACAACTACAAACTTGCACAGTGGCGCAATGCGATCGTTAATGCGCTCGTTACGCAAAGATACGTGGAAAGATACGATTTCTAAAAGGTGAAAACCTATTTTCGAAATGGATACAAATTTTCGTGTAAATAAAAGATTGCgctttgtaataaaatttcttcttcgCTATAGAACAACCAGAGTCTCAGATTTACGATAATATACCGTTTCTTTATGCTTTTCGTTCGAACTTGTAGCAGAATTTCGAACTGACATAGAAGTTTCCACTTTAGTCGAAGGAAATGAGAAAGTTAAATCCCAAGCGGAAGAATTTCCGTTTCCTCTAAATAACTAAACTTCCTTCTACTTGCCAGAACGAATACCGAAATCACGAAACTAATGAAAAAAGTTCGTGGAAACTTCGATGGAACTGGCGTTCGAAAATAAAACAGTCGCTGGAAATTTTCAACCGGGAACTTGGTCGAAGAAGAAACCAATTAGCG from Bombus huntii isolate Logan2020A chromosome 5, iyBomHunt1.1, whole genome shotgun sequence includes the following:
- the LOC126866067 gene encoding homeobox protein Nkx-2.2a-like, with protein sequence MADKNKILPWPLLSYPTSLLNHVWYSQIAFNNRILESIKMPRTSFHIHDILQLDSKPSQEETEVQGSTTVLPTTNDVPSAYQQFFEHTTAMLQPAIYANLNRGTLPPPPPGLLGWPTGPTLPTTLPQPLEEVNVLQQPDSTSPTISDLSFPPKQETNHECKEEESADFEDEQQANEAQPHETEHKKRKRRVLFSKAQTFELERRFRQQRYLSAPEREHLASIIRLTPTQVKIWFQNHRYKTKRAATERVEASGSGCSPRRVAVPLLIKDGKPCQSKLMEPTTYPSTGQVPMPPYMQKPYWW